From Segatella copri, the proteins below share one genomic window:
- the queF gene encoding preQ(1) synthase, protein MDRKEDGLQALGAKTTYRMDYAPEVLETFVNKHPGNDYWVRFNCPEFTSLCPITGQPDFAEIRISYIPDVKMVESKSLKLYLFSFRNHGDFHEDCVNIIMKDLIKLMDPKYIEVTGIFTPRGGISIWPYANYGKPGTKYEKLAEQRFATHE, encoded by the coding sequence GTGGATAGAAAAGAAGACGGTCTTCAGGCATTAGGTGCCAAGACTACATATAGAATGGATTATGCGCCAGAGGTGCTCGAAACTTTCGTGAACAAGCATCCTGGCAATGATTACTGGGTACGTTTCAACTGCCCTGAGTTTACATCGCTCTGCCCTATTACGGGTCAGCCAGATTTCGCAGAGATTCGCATCAGCTATATTCCTGACGTAAAGATGGTAGAGAGCAAGAGTCTGAAACTTTATCTCTTCAGTTTCCGCAATCATGGCGACTTCCATGAAGACTGCGTGAACATCATCATGAAGGATCTCATCAAACTGATGGACCCTAAATATATAGAGGTAACAGGCATCTTTACTCCTCGTGGCGGCATCAGCATCTGGCCGTATGCCAACTATGGCAAGCCAGGCACCAAATACGAGAAACTGGCAGAACAGAGATTCGCTACTCACGAATAA
- the menB gene encoding 1,4-dihydroxy-2-naphthoyl-CoA synthase: MREWKKIEGFDFKEIIFEEYNHIAKITINRERYRNAFTPLTTWEMAQAFNYCRDCLDIRVVILTGAGDKAFCAGGDMHVKGRGGYVGNDGVPRLNVLDVQMQIRRLPKPVIAMVNGYAIGGGHVLHVMCDLTIASENAIFGQTGPKVGSFDAGFGSSYLARMVGQKKAREIWFLCKQYSAKEAEEMGMVNKVVPLEKLEDTCVEWAEIMMERSPLALRMIKAGLNAELDGQAGIQELAGDATMLYYTMDEAQEGGKAFLEKRKPRFEDYPQFP; encoded by the coding sequence ATGAGAGAATGGAAGAAGATAGAAGGTTTTGATTTCAAGGAAATCATCTTCGAGGAGTATAATCATATCGCTAAGATTACCATCAACCGTGAGCGCTACCGTAATGCCTTCACACCGTTGACCACTTGGGAGATGGCGCAGGCATTCAACTATTGCCGCGACTGTCTGGATATCCGTGTGGTCATCCTGACGGGTGCCGGCGATAAGGCGTTCTGTGCAGGAGGTGACATGCATGTGAAGGGCCGAGGCGGTTATGTGGGTAACGATGGTGTGCCTCGCCTGAATGTGCTCGATGTACAGATGCAGATTCGCCGTCTGCCAAAGCCGGTCATCGCTATGGTGAATGGTTATGCCATCGGTGGCGGTCATGTGCTTCATGTGATGTGCGACCTGACCATCGCTTCAGAGAATGCCATCTTTGGTCAGACTGGTCCTAAGGTAGGAAGCTTCGATGCCGGTTTCGGTTCTTCTTATCTGGCACGAATGGTGGGACAAAAGAAGGCACGCGAAATTTGGTTCCTCTGCAAGCAGTATTCTGCCAAGGAGGCTGAAGAGATGGGAATGGTGAACAAGGTGGTGCCTCTCGAAAAGTTGGAAGATACCTGTGTAGAGTGGGCTGAAATCATGATGGAACGTTCACCTCTGGCACTCCGTATGATCAAGGCTGGCTTGAATGCCGAACTGGATGGTCAGGCTGGTATTCAGGAGTTGGCTGGCGATGCCACGATGCTCTATTATACGATGGATGAGGCTCAGGAGGGTGGCAAGGCGTTCCTTGAGAAGCGCAAGCCTCGCTTCGAGGATTATCCTCAGTTCCCATAA